TTACTGCTTCATGCCCAGGGGACAAACTCTTGTAGCTTCGATAATGTTGTTACAAAACTTGCAAAGTACTACCATGTGTACATGGTAGATTATTACGGACACGGAAAGAGTTCCCGCAATCCAGAAAAATACAATCTGGTCAGTATCGGCAACGACATCATGGACTTTATTGAAAATGTGATTTGTGATTCTGTTGCCGTGTTGGGTCATTCGTCAGGTGG
This genomic window from Clostridia bacterium contains:
- a CDS encoding alpha/beta hydrolase, which produces MKIHNAQYRIDDRSILNYYEVGTAKNKLLLLHAQGTNSCSFDNVVTKLAKYYHVYMVDYYGHGKSSRNPEKYNLVSIGNDIMDFIENVICDSVAVLGHSSGG